The Osmia bicornis bicornis chromosome 9, iOsmBic2.1, whole genome shotgun sequence genome has a segment encoding these proteins:
- the LOC123988104 gene encoding uncharacterized protein LOC123988104, with the protein MGLTSTHTRQNTTARSLVVRSRLGRTAFSPPGGVVASVSSRSGRDDCGIIRVGGRLDHASLTYDQRHPILVHRRSNLAELIVRAAHAQTLHGGLTSTQSFVRQTYWIPQDRTLLKRILRNCVRCVRFQGNTGTQQMGSLPASRVQPARAFLRSGVDYAGPITLCMSKGRGQKTVKGYIAVFVCLCTKAVHLEPVSDLSASAFIAAFRRFVARRGRCAHLLSDNATNFRGADAQLKSMFKRASEFYREVAELIANEGTNWEFIPPYSPHFGGLWEAAVKSAKRHLLRSVEGHRLTFEELTTLLCQVEACLNSRPLSPLTDDPKDFSALTPNHLITGHSLSAIPESPENLNFDGGHKRWALVQKLIEHFWRRWSKEYLGQLQHLPKWRKALPNLQLGTLVLLKEDSTPPTKWPMARVVKVHEGKDGLTRVATVQTATRLTTRAITRLIPLVSPNDTDNATAKKTSHDTSVTAGGGTLPADEQ; encoded by the exons ATGGGCCTCACCAGTACTCATACGCGCCAAAACACTACTGCAAGATCTTTGGTTGTCAGGAGCAGATTGGGACGAACCGCTTTCAGTCCGCCTGGAGGAGTCGTGGCTTCAGTTTCGTCAAGATCTGGAAGAG ATGACTGCGGGATCATTCGTGTGGGTGGAAGATTGGATCATGCATCGCTCACCTACGATCAACGGCATCCAATCCTCGTTCACCGTCGGTCTAATTTGGCTGAGCTAATTGTTCGGGCAGCACACGCTCAGACTCTTCATGGTGGCCTCACGTCGACACAAAGCTTCGTCCGTCAAACGTACTGGATTCCGCAGGACCGCACTCTCCTCAAACGCATCCTAAGAAATTGCGTACGCTGTGTAAGATTCCAAGGTAACACGGGTACGCAGCAAATGGGCTCCTTACCTGCTTCACGAGTCCAGCCTGCCAGGGCCTTCCTTCGCAGTGGGGTCGACTATGCTGGCCCAATCACCCTCTGCATGTCAAAGGGTCGCGGCCAGAAGACGGTCAAGGGCTACATCGCCGTGTTCGTCTGCCTCTGCACCAAAGctgtccacctggagccagtGTCCGACCTGTCTGCGTCCGCGTTTATCGCGGCCTTCCGACGGTTCGTCGCGAGGCGAGGACGCTGTGCTCACCTCTTGAGCGACAACGCGACGAATTTTCGGGGTGCAGATGCGCAGTTGAAATCTATGTTCAAACGAGCTTCTGAATTTTACAGGGAGGTTGCTGAGCTAATCGCCAACGAAGGAACAAATTGGGAATTTATTCCACCCTACTCACCTCACTTTGGCGGCCTGTGGGAGGCGGCGGTGAAATCCGCGAAGAGGCATCTTCTTCGGTCAGTAGAGGGTCACAGGCTGACCTTCGAAGAACTGACAACATTATTGTGCCAGGTGGAAGCGTGTTTAAATTCACGACCGTTATCACCACTCACGGACGACCCCAAAGACTTCTCCGCACTAACACCGAATCACCTCATTACGGGTCACTCACTGTCGGCGATTCCGGAATCAccggaaaatttaaatttcgacGGAGGACACAAAAGGTGGGCCCtcgtacaaaaattaattgaacattTTTGGCGTAGGTGGAGTAAAGAATATCTGGGCCAACTGCAACACCTTCCGAAGTGGCGGAAGGCGCTTCCTAACCTCCAACTCGGAACCCTCGTCTTGCTAAAGGAGGACTCGACACCACCAACTAAATGGCCGATGGCGCGCGTCGTGAAGGTCCACGAGGGAAAAGATGGCCTAACACGTGTGGCGACCGTCCAGACTGCTACCAGACTGACCACACGTGCAATCACACGGTTGATTCCACTCGTGTCGCCGAATGATACGGACAACGCTACGGCTAAGAAGACGTCTCATGATACGTCTGTCACGGCGGGCGGCGGCACTCTACCGGCAGACGAGCAGTGA
- the LOC123988105 gene encoding uncharacterized protein LOC123988105, which yields MRRILTCAPIVKASSQEIKRILDEFRQSRNALAALERPVESWDDWFSFLLTEKLDQTTRLAWETSLVDPTTLPPFEALVDFLENRAHAIISAQGTNAATPLLQSKEGSKRTPVANTRTRVTLTTNAKETAKPKTAKTCPSCAGSHTLGHCTRLKKMNPQDRLSLVKKVGVCTACLNSGHEVAACKSNFRCLVCEANHHTSLHDAFREDQPSSSKANIITPSTSAAYTVRSQRVILLATARVRLESTEGRTLDVRALLDPGSESSFVSEKVAQSLQLQRKSVRVLLTGYQEKSVGMAKHEVSVELTSCADSDFRITLNALVTRKVTSPTPSHPVEDHPWIHMRGLPLADPEFRLPRRVDVLLGADVCGYLFLENKVGPPGTPSLVRTPFGWSPLGPVSTSDDPASGVARVQLIRGLDDLRNDLQRFWELEEVPSKSPWSPQDTACEEYFKETHSRDELGRYVVRLPFLKATPEDIGVPRRAALQRFLAGERRWEKDSFLQTSYAGFMEEYRRLGHMEPASKYDVANANYLPHHAVWKTTGQQTFAEPGSCVRTTSAVRPLAGAHSVEVPEMRIFYGHSKDVPSDSRPS from the exons ATGCGTCGCATCCTCACCTGTGCTCCCATAGTAAAGGCGTCCTCTCAGGAAATTAAAAGGATCCTCGACGAATTCCGCCAGTCAAGGAATGCACTCGCCGCTTTGGAGCGACCGGTGGAGTCGTGGGACGACTGGTTTTCGTTCCTCCTCACCGAAAAGCTGGATCAAACCACGAGACTCGCTTGGGAAACTTCCTTGGTTGATCCCACTACGCTTCCCCCGTTTGAGGCGTTAGTGGATTTTCTGGAAAATCGTGCTCACGCTATTATTTCTGCTCAAGGTACGAATGCGGCGACGCCCCTCCTCCAGTCCAAGGAAGGCTCCAAGCGGACACCCGTTGCAAATACTCGAACAAGGGTAACATTGACCACGAACGCCAAGGAAACAGCCAAGCCTAAGACAGCAAAAACGTGCCCGTCGTGTGCTGGCTCACACACTCTTGGCCACTGCACTAGGTTGAAGAAAATGAACCCGCAAGACCGTTTGTCGCTGGTAAAAAAGGTAGGCGTGTGTACAGCATGTCTAAATTCAGGTCATGAAGTTGCAGCCTGCAAGTCAAACTTTCGCTGCCTGGTTTGCGAGGCCAATCACCACACATCGTTACACGATGCCTTTCGGGAAGATCAACCATCGTCATCCAAGGCAAATATAATTACACCGAGCACGAGTGCTGCTTATACGGTCCGATCTCAACGGGTGATTTTGTTGGCAACCGCGCGGGTCCGCTTGGAGTCGACTGAGGGTCGCACTTTAGACGTCAGGGCTCTTTTAGATCCAGGCTCTGAGTCGTCATTTGTTAGCGAGAAGGTCGCGCAATCGCTCCAGCTACAGCGGAAAAGTGTGAGGGTGTTACTCACCGGTTATCAGGAGAAGAGCGTCGGGATGGCCAAACACGAAGTCTCCGTCGAGCTTACGTCCTGCGCAGACAGCGACTTCCGCATCACTCTTAACGCGTTGGTGACAAGGAAAGTCACCTCTCCAACTCCGTCTCATCCAGTGGAGGACCATCCATGGATTCACATGCGGGGATTGCCGCTGGCCGATCCGGAGTTTAGATTACCACGTAGAGTCGACGTACTTCTTGGAGCTGACGTTTGTGGGTACCTTTTCTTGGAAAATAAGGTAGGCCCTCCTGGAACTCCGTCGCTGGTCCGCACGCCGTTTGGATGGTCCCCTTTGGGGCCGGTTTCGACCTCCGACGATCCAGCTTCAGGGGTGGCTCGGGTGCAACTCATCCGAGGCCTGGATGATCTCCGAAACGACCTGCAAAGATTTTGGGAGCTTGAGGAGGTCCCTTCGAAATCTCCGTGGAGCCCTCAAGACACAGCTTGTGAGGAGTATTTCAAGGAAACGCACTCACGTGATGAACTAGGTCGTTACGTGGTGCGGCTCCCATTTCTGAAGGCTACACCCGAAGACATCGGAGTACCGCGACGTGCCGCTCTTCAACGGTTTCTGGCTGGCGAACGAAGATGGGAGAAGGACTCCTTTTTGCAAACATCTTATGCGGGCTTCATGGAGGAGTATCGGAGACTGGGCCACATGGAACCAGCCTCCAAGTATGATGTCGCTAACGCCAACTACCTGCCTCACCATGCAGTCTGGAAAACCACCGG GCAACAGACCTTCGCTGAACCAGGCTCTTGCGTCAGGACCACGTCTGCAGTCCGACCTTTGGCTGGTGCTCACTCGGTGGAGGTTCCCGAGATGCGTATTTTCTACGGACATAGTAAAGATGTTCCGTCAGATAGCCGTCCATCCTGA
- the LOC114881967 gene encoding uncharacterized protein LOC114881967 yields the protein MEKCTNEELNQIEKLRGSDNYQMWKFQVLIHVEASDLKDIVTMDPPDPKTQVWKKKDANAKRIIVMSIEKKIMTQIMNCETAKEIWNKIRAIYERDNEQLKCKLLQEFFAYTYSKDMDISTFISKLENMACTLNALDTKVTKDMLTSKILMALPENYRHFVSAWESSPVEERTLENLTARLLTEELRNNTEKNETVSTAFKATETRCYICN from the coding sequence ATGGAAAAGTGTACAAATGAAGAATTGAACCAAATAGAAAAACTAAGGGGATCAGACAACTATCAGATGTGGAAGTTTCAAGTACTAATACATGTGGAAGCAAGTGACTTGAAAGATATAGTAACGATGGATCCACCAGATCCAAAGACTCAAGTGTGGAAAAAGAAGGATGCAAATGCGAAGAGGATAATTGTAATGtcgatagaaaagaaaatcatgacgCAGATAATGAACTGTGAAACTGCAAAGGAAATATGGAATAAAATTAGGGCAATCTATGAAAGAGACAATGAACAATTAAAATGCAAGTTGCTGCAAGAGTTCTTTGCTTACACCTATAGTAAAGATATGGACATCTCCACGTTTATAAGCAAACTTGAGAACATGGCCTGTACGCTTAACGCACTGGACACAAAGGTAACTAAAGATATGTTAACTTCAAAGATTTTAATGGCGCTTCCAGAAAATTACAGACACTTTGTAAGTGCGTGGGAATCCTCACCAGTGGAAGAAAGAACATTGGAAAATCTGACTGCCAGGCTGCTAACTGAAGAACTGAGAAATAATacagagaaaaatgaaacagtGTCAACTGCTTTTAAGGCAACAGAGACAAGATGCTACATCTGCAACTGA